A stretch of Campylobacter showae DNA encodes these proteins:
- the hslU gene encoding HslU--HslV peptidase ATPase subunit encodes MNLTPKEIVKFLDDYVIGQKDAKKIIAIALRNRYRRMKLDKTMQDDIMPKNILMIGSTGVGKTEIARRLSKMMGLPFIKVEASKYTEVGFVGRDVESMVRDLAAASVNLVKAEQREKNREKIDEYVKDKIIKKLLPPLPTGASEEKKADYEKSYEKMMSRLENGDLDDLSIEIEIVQNSFDAGANVPPDMAQMQESFVKIIGLSNKTVKKEMKVKDAKEALKNEASDKILDMESIKTEAVRRAENEGIIFIDEIDKVAVSSGNSGRQDPSKEGVQRDLLPIVEGSTVTTKFGAIKTDHILFIAAGAFHISKPSDLIPELQGRFPLRVELDSLDENALYQILTQPKNSLLKQYEALLKTENVELKFTDDAIKAIAKIAQNANEKMEDIGARRLHTVIERVIEDISFEANEHGGETIEVDKALVGKRLSDVVEDQDLARYIL; translated from the coding sequence ATGAATTTAACCCCAAAAGAGATAGTGAAATTTTTAGACGATTACGTCATCGGGCAAAAAGACGCAAAAAAGATCATCGCCATCGCGCTACGAAACCGCTACCGCAGGATGAAACTAGATAAAACGATGCAAGACGATATCATGCCAAAAAACATCCTGATGATAGGCTCGACTGGCGTGGGCAAAACCGAGATCGCAAGGCGCTTGTCAAAGATGATGGGTTTGCCGTTTATCAAAGTAGAAGCTAGCAAATACACCGAAGTGGGCTTCGTCGGACGCGACGTAGAAAGCATGGTGCGCGACCTGGCGGCTGCGTCGGTAAATTTGGTCAAAGCCGAACAGCGCGAGAAAAATCGCGAGAAAATCGACGAATACGTAAAAGATAAGATAATAAAAAAACTCCTGCCGCCTCTGCCGACGGGTGCAAGCGAAGAGAAAAAAGCAGACTACGAAAAAAGCTACGAAAAGATGATGAGCAGGCTAGAAAACGGCGATCTAGATGATCTAAGCATCGAGATAGAGATCGTGCAAAATAGCTTTGACGCGGGTGCGAACGTACCGCCCGATATGGCACAAATGCAAGAGAGCTTCGTCAAAATCATCGGCCTAAGCAACAAAACCGTCAAAAAAGAGATGAAGGTAAAAGACGCAAAAGAGGCGCTCAAAAACGAAGCTAGCGATAAAATTTTAGATATGGAGAGCATCAAAACCGAAGCCGTGAGAAGAGCCGAAAACGAGGGTATAATCTTTATCGACGAGATCGACAAAGTCGCGGTGAGCTCCGGAAACTCAGGCAGGCAAGATCCGAGCAAAGAAGGCGTACAGCGCGACTTACTACCTATCGTGGAGGGCTCGACGGTGACGACTAAATTTGGCGCCATAAAGACCGACCACATACTTTTTATCGCCGCGGGCGCCTTTCACATCAGCAAGCCAAGCGATCTAATCCCGGAGCTTCAAGGACGTTTTCCGTTGCGGGTTGAGCTTGATAGTCTAGATGAAAATGCGCTTTATCAAATTTTAACTCAGCCTAAAAATTCGCTACTCAAACAATACGAAGCGCTTTTAAAAACCGAAAACGTTGAGCTTAAATTTACGGATGACGCTATAAAGGCTATCGCAAAAATCGCTCAAAACGCCAACGAAAAAATGGAAGATATCGGCGCTAGACGCCTACACACCGTGATCGAGCGCGTGATAGAGGATATCAGCTTTGAGGCTAACGAGCACGGCGGCGAAACGATAGAGGTAGACAAAGCCCTCGTAGGAAAGCGCCTTTCAGACGTCGTCGAGGATCAAGATCTGGCGAGATATATCTTATGA
- the era gene encoding GTPase Era gives MKSGFASIIGRTNAGKSSLLNFLLDAKITIVSHKQNATRRKISGIVMNDEDQIVFTDTPGLHESNKTLNKLMINEAIKSMGDCDAIVFLAPIHDGIDDYVKFLNLNPQKPHILVLTKVDEVSNAKVLEKIAQYQKFQDKFTALLPFSVKKQTYKKPLLDEICKLLPEHEYFYDPEFLTPTNEREIFREFILEALYDNLSDEIPYSTDVLIDKVKEKPEITEIYATIITEREIHKSMIIGKSGQTIKRIGINSRKLISNFTGQKIFVKLVVVVKKDWRKDEKTIKSLNIL, from the coding sequence ATGAAATCAGGCTTTGCAAGCATCATAGGCCGTACGAATGCAGGCAAAAGCTCGCTTTTAAATTTTTTGCTTGATGCGAAGATCACCATCGTCTCGCACAAGCAAAACGCCACGAGGCGCAAGATCAGCGGCATCGTGATGAATGACGAAGATCAGATCGTTTTTACAGATACGCCGGGGCTTCACGAGAGCAACAAAACGCTAAACAAGCTCATGATAAACGAAGCGATAAAATCCATGGGCGACTGTGACGCGATCGTGTTTTTGGCGCCCATTCACGACGGCATAGACGACTACGTCAAATTTCTAAATTTAAATCCGCAAAAACCACATATCTTGGTGCTCACCAAGGTTGACGAAGTCTCAAACGCCAAAGTGCTTGAAAAAATCGCGCAATATCAAAAATTTCAAGATAAATTTACAGCGCTTTTGCCTTTTAGCGTCAAAAAGCAAACATACAAAAAGCCGCTTTTGGATGAAATTTGCAAGCTTTTGCCAGAGCACGAGTATTTTTACGACCCCGAGTTTTTAACGCCGACAAACGAAAGGGAAATTTTCCGCGAATTTATCCTTGAGGCGCTCTACGATAATCTAAGCGACGAGATCCCCTACTCTACCGACGTGCTCATAGACAAAGTCAAAGAAAAACCGGAAATAACTGAAATTTATGCCACCATAATCACCGAACGCGAGATACATAAATCTATGATTATCGGCAAAAGCGGACAAACCATCAAAAGAATCGGGATAAATTCAAGAAAGTTAATATCAAATTTTACGGGACAAAAAATCTTCGTAAAGCTCGTTGTAGTGGTTAAAAAAGACTGGCGTAAAGACGAAAAAACTATAAAAAGCTTGAATATTTTATAA